The Musa acuminata AAA Group cultivar baxijiao chromosome BXJ1-8, Cavendish_Baxijiao_AAA, whole genome shotgun sequence genomic sequence GACCTCTTGCCCATCGACATGAGCGCAGTGTGGAGGGCCATGGAGGAGTGCCACGCTCTCGGGCTAACCAAGTCCATAGGCGTTAGCAACTTCTCCTCCAAGAAGCTGGAAACGCTACTCTCCATTGCCAATATCCCTCCTGCTGTCAATCAGGTACTGATCATATAACCCAACTAGATGTTTGATTCGATCTTGGAGATGGTTGGATCACGCGTACTGTTGTGTGAGGATAAGGTGGAGGTGAACCCTCTGTGGCAACAGCAGAAGCTGAGGGAGTTTTGTGTGGCTAAGGGGATTCAGGTATGTGCCTACTCGCCCTTGGGGGCCAAAGAAACGTACTGGGGGCAAAACTGTGTCATGGACTGCGGTGTCCTCAAAGACATAGCTGCGGCCAAGGGGAAGACTCTTGCTCAGGTAATGACTGTGCGGtaaacatacacatacacataaacAAGATGGGTTTTGAATCAAACGCATTGTGAACGAGGGGACAGGTCTGCTTGAGGTGGGTGTACGAGCAAGGAGACTGTGTTCTGGTGAAGAGCTTCAACGAGGAGAGGATGGTGGAAAACCTGGACATACTGGATTGGGAGCTGAGCGAAGAAGAGAAGCACAAGATTGGTCAGATTCCACAGCGCAAAGGGTACGCTGGCTGGGATTTCGTGTCTGATGATGGCCCCTACAAATCCACTGCAGAGCTGTGGGATGGTGAGATATAAATAAGTAATGGGCGGGGAAGACAAACCTATCTCATGTCCTGTTCTTTGGATGTAAAACAAAGATTCTCATATATATGTTAGAATCGAGAatcataaaaaaacaaaaaaaacctgCTTCATCGTGGTTCTGGTTTTTCTTTCGGTTTCTCATTCATGTTAGAATAGACTGTCAACATACGAAACAAAAAATCTAATCaggattaaaatttaattatcataaataaaaaaaacaaagtaTCTATTGGACATTATTATGGAATTAAAACCTCAAGAGATTTGTACGTGAATAAACtatatcattcttttttttttcttttcacatggGACTATTACAATATTAATATCGAGGATCGGTTATGAGAATTGGAATCCTAACGAGAGCAAATAAAGCTAGGTAGAGTTAACTTGAAAgagtctctcccatcaaaataaccTCTCAAGAATATGATTCttgatcaataatttaataaaacatTTAATATATTTCATCAGGTAAAACAACGGCTTAATCTAATATCTAACAGCTAAAACAACGACATTAAAATTTGTGAAAACTGATACAGAACATAGAATTTAGATGGAAGGCTACATCGAACTAAAGGATTCTGAAAACAATTCACTAGTACTTCTACCTACAAGTAAGCCTGTTGATAGCTAACAGACTCTCGTCCCATAACATGATTTAATTTGCACCGATCATCCACTTCCGACAGCGAAGAAGGGGACAAATCCAATACTGTCACTGCTACTGGTTGACAACCACCCACAAGGGTCCTATGAGCTGATGTAAGTCTCACTTGGCCAACATCATCCGTGCTGACTTCTCTTGGCCAACAACAGATAGTTCACCTGTCCGTCACCATCGACGTCGGCTTCTCTTGTCATCTCATCGTCCTCCTCATCAGCCAGTTTCTCACCAAGGTTTGCCATCACGCGATGGAGCTGCAGGCCAAAATGGAATATGATTGTATACAAACAGTAGTTTCGTATTCAATCCAATTTTCCCTTTTCTCCTCATGACTCCCTATCTCCGTTAGACGTGAAAGGACTCCACAAACAACTTTTTGCTCAAGTGATGATACAATTCGTTCAACTTTATCGTCGGTTGCAAGGTTTTAAATTTTGGAATTAATGTGTCCCCATGAAATTTGGTTTATGTGATATTAATGCTATGATCTGAATCCTAttaatcataaagaaaataaacctaaattgaattattatatttatcaataataaagaatgtTACTCGTGGACGTAACTTTGAATAGATGGAGATCAATTGATGGAGATTGATTCGCTTTagatcaagtgagagattgttagtcataagtGCCATGTAagaatgatgacacgtgtgacctgACACACGTgtatatgatggatacagttggtctcatagctactcgtatggggatactagggatacaatacaagtactcattggggaatgagttcactgattgatccgcatacggaatgttggatgattgatgatgccttattattagatagtgattccgtagtcccaattgtgtatctgatccttaatcttgagacactaaggatgtcctgtatgagtactccattctttgataccagacttataggtatggaggtttcagatctagtacaatcgatcatcgggagtggtagccaaccttacgaggactattgcgtgtcaatagaggatcatccattcttggtgtcatgagaggaatatcccatgtattcttgctcagataaatccctggccagagtcattcggattgagagagaaagatttctctaggagaattcggagactcgattagaaaccgtgtggatctaacaacaccatgtctattatacgatctctaggatattatatagatgatggactataggtatacgacaattaaggacagacaagtctaatggattgaattcacctatatcatctagggactacaacgtaatagcctagtacgtccgtagttgatgagtcgagtgaattattatagagataataattcactaagccaaaaggagttctaacagatatGACTCACTACCAGCTCGATAtttagcctagagggtcacatacatatgatagacattgcgatgagtagaggttcagatatgagatatccgttgcagcccctatcttattggatatccaataagcctctgaattattggatcctttggatgagatccaataaaagccaatgagagattattggatagagactcattaatctaagaggcttaggtagttagatagagatccaatacccaatagagcaggatccattagggttaagtttataggggacctctataaataggatggaactagtggttcataggttagagACTTTTTtgtttgcctctcatattctccttcccttTTCCTCATCAGAGCAAACTTGGAGTTttttaggagcgtcgtcgcagacttgttgtgtggatcatcgctagagaggaggacgcttgacctccttcaccctctcctaaagatctacagggattcagggatatacgatttccctaggtaacacaatctttaatatacgcagttttaagtttcgcggattttgcgcaccaatcttcgcacgatgacgaaaacatatttgggaaattggggattttgtttttaatattcttccgctacacatgtgatgtcgccctcaagattttccaatagtagtatcggagccaggttgttcatgcaaaaattggttttgaactgcgtgtattatgttttggagaagcttttgacgtcaaaatcattgacactaaagtgagaaagggcagcaattgttgctacccTTGTTGCCCTCACAAATGGTAGCACTATCATCTACATGCAAGCTCTCGACTGGTGGCCGACGGGCTGCTATAGTGGCAGCCACTTGCATGCGTGCACGACTACCTACAGCGGCGCCCGTAGGTAGGGGCCACAAGCACGGTGGGCACCTACGCGAGGGCATTTCGCCTGGGCGCAAGGACGGTGCTtgctgttaggaccggagcggcacttagaggggggggggtgaattagtgcaacggtaaagtatgataaactttcgacgatttaaacacttacggaaacttcgtacgataaaagcaatgtttcgtttgaaaccgtttcgattatgttttaacttgaaggcatatgtaagaaggagacaaagaagtagagcatcaaagtgaagatggtttgcagtaatataaatgacaataagataaatgcaaaccagagaagacgatagtttatagtggttcggtcaatcgtgacctacatccactcctccgattcctcttccgtcgaggccaccgacatccactaatgatcttcctttactaggcgaagatcaacctccttcatacacccctcttacaacctcttacaagtgattcacccttttacaaagatttcaatgaaaagaaaggaggtgaactctcaagctattgaaaacaagacttttcctaatgcttttctcaacttctagcttctcaaaaggttgtattctctgctgagaaatgaggggtatttataggcctcaagaggattcaaatttgggctccaaaatttgaattctctttggtttccgaggccggcggtgccaccgcctgtcagtttctgacagacagtggactggcggtgccaccgcctaggccaattcagctcactggttgggctccaaacttggcccaaaccagtccgaactcgggcccaattggcccctacttgggttataagattaacacctaatcctaaccctaattaatgtgctaactacaaatttaaagatattttctaagctattacaaagtccgtaagtcaagacttcttccggtgagcttctgacgaacttccgacagtcttccgataaactctcggaaaccattctgcggactcccggcaagctcctagacttcacgatttgatcttggcgagttccaacaagcttcttcggcaagcttcgatctttctcggtgagctctgcgaacttccaatgaaccttttggtgagcttccgaaaaacccttcggcaagctccctactcattctcggttagttccggcagcattcccgatgaaccttcggacttccgtcgaactctcgaactcgcaacaaatccttcgcacttgactccgacactttgtttcgctttatgtcttcatcgttattgtagttaatcctgcacacataagctaaaaccttactccgatctagacaattattaaaacgtaaattgacattctgttgcccggcacgtcattggttggcacttcgtccgattcttcatcgcatcgtcctctcttacggcttgttgcccaatcggtggttgacctccgtaaccccgatatccttggggcaattctgctctccttggcccgatgcccgacgtccgaagccttctgccgtccaatatcctgacgtgatctcctccggcgcaacgtcaattcctcctgcgtcaactatctaaacctgatcgagtagacctgcatcactcaaaatgcagtttaaatcataaacaaatatcaagtggtttcatcatcaaaataggagattcaacaatctccccctttttgatgatgataaccacttgattacggagttaaccttaactcccagagtttaaacaaactccccctatcaatatgccatattgatagaaccttgaattcaaactgaattcaagtcattgcaatattcatcatgaatacttgcaacacatcatcatgaatatatgtataaaacttatgcatcacatgtcatgtcatcaatatacttctccccctttgtcatcaacaaaaaggagaagtaccacaatcaagtgtttgttatatgggttcaacttattgcatgaaaaacatagtatcaaattttatcatcatgcaatctagcaattaaagatgtgtaagtttagcatgtttgcttttcttgagataacaactaattgcttctctttagactacaagctagcaattttcatgatatgcaagttgcaagctagcaaattttttcttcctttgcaatgtttgagctagcaattttgcttctgtaacaagttagcatgttctgtattttgagataggcaagatagcacatttgcttcttttgagatagcaactcttttgagatagtgatcttagtaatacttctccccctttgtcatcaacaaaaaggagaagtaccacaatcaagtgtttgtgatattggttcaacttattgcatgaaaaacataatatcaagttttattatcatgcaagtttgctattatcaaatatcaatatgtaaaattgcgatgtaagcttttaatatcataacgcaaacattttaagtgtttatcaattgtagcatttcatcacatggtaagatatcaacgcataaaattacgatacaagttcttgatatcttaacgcatgatgcaaacatggcataatgcaaatttggcaatcatagcatcaattcatatatctcttgatgatgcaagcattacaaataaggcaatcatattaattcatatatctcttgatgatgcaagcatgtcataatcatagcattagtgttcatagcatcaattcatatatttctccccttttgtcatcaacaaaaaggagaacgatataagcaaattttaaacataagtgcttgtaattattcatatcataactaggttcatatcattttccaacagtgagtgataggatatcaattatacaaacatctcaaggaaaacatgacatggagatagctttgaaaacttattcctttttatctgttattatctttttgcatgaaggaggaagactatttgtgatacatgctatttgtgagtttacttcgagtgaagttaaaatcgatgagagattaaatcatgctttatttttacaatgatcaagatatgtatgtgaaacaaatccttgcaagtaaaaacactttcatccatattcatcaaatccatttcttaacaaaatatttttcacatgatatgtgtatgagagatgtatttgctagttgattacatatgtcaaaaatcaatgatatgaactaaacttgatatgacatatgcttgttaagttcggaagagagtaatgtatcgagaaaatctgactgttaggataaaaaaaatccgaaaatgaaatttgactctttcttgcattcggacaaggttttgctatagatattcaattacaatcatgaaggtaaggcatgctcatcatcatggtaatatgatggcaagtttacaatacgcaagctagtaattttgagatgttcaagaaagcaattccttttcttttgagaagtgtaattattttctttctctttttttttttaattatatgagctagcaaattagctttcaagcatgttttgctccccctttgtcattgtcagaaagaagggaagaccctttacgttgatttctaaattatgacaaaggtaaatagcattgacgaaaattcaagtcttgaatgtcaaaacaattattttatcatgaatatttcatcattgcatgcatcattatcatcatatatatttttaaaacatataaactcattattatatgattccaaatcatcattcctattatttcaatcattgtttcaatcatctttatagcttgtcatgcacaatatgtcaaaccatctaacatgatacaaacatttattttcaaagtatttatcactattttcatgtatgataataaagtgtttatGATactgaacattaaatcaatattttttaagtatttatcacttcattttgatcatgataccaaacattcatcatttagagcattcatgacattaaatcaacatttataatacttcattttagcaacaactcatagcattttaaatcatgattcacatcatatcaatacatcacatcataattaaaaagctcaagtattgcgtgtatcattacaaatcataaatgtttcatatcatgatgatatcaattttgttaaattatatcctaccatgcatgatcataacttttcatttgtatacatcaaaataaattaatgaatatttcatgtattcatatcatcacataaggaatatcaagaagaaaataattgggtgatgagataaacctttcatgaatacaaagaatcatatcatgaatacaaggaatacaggtcacaatcattcaagagaaaaatcatcattcatttttaattcattcaatttgacaaatcatgatcatgattttgataaaactcatttcaaatttaaatcatcaaaatcatttttatggctcacaaaatttataacataaatagattcatgatttcattgataatatatttttcccccttttttaagtgtttcatcttaagtgatcgatttcatgttaacatgccttttcatttatgtcaaatcaaaacatgcatcaatttttaaagccactgttattatcatgaaaatcgataatccataattatcaagaatcatcatacataatttcaaaaatatatactcattaatcataacttcaaattaaatatgatttaatatactcaaaatcgagaaataacaatggacatcaacatgatacacattattacttcttaaccatgatttcatattttcaatcaaaattattttgtttgtttatcataaaatatgcaatattatcattttcgaaattactagcatgatcataatatttttttaaaacattaattctaaactaaaaaagaaaatacatcatgaaagcatcaagtaatttcaaaataaattagggggatttcgattacctcatcattgaaagtggttaaggcgtagtttgccacctcgcctttcttgattttctcctcgtcttcagaggagctcgattcatcccactttgtgttcttcttctttggcctcttccttcgttcaagtttattgtttattttagatttttgtttaataaacttattaagatttagtgttcgaagtttaagttcatcattgtcctcatcacttgagtcatcgctcaagtggtattcatttgtccggagttccaaatccttcctgttctttgaaaggtgattttgttcatcattttcatcatgtgcattgtgcaccatttcatatgtaatcaatgaaccaattagttcttcaagtggtaagttgtttaggtttttagcttcttgtattgcagttacttttgaatcccacttcttagaaagagaacgcaaaatcttgtttacgagttcaaaatccgaaaaacattttccaagagctcttaaactattgacgacatccgtgaaacgggtgtacatgtcgcctatagtctcgcttggttgcattcaaaaaagctcaaaatcatgcaataaaatgttaactttcgagtctttaactttactagttccctcgtgcatgatttcaagtgttcgccaaatgtcaaaagccgtttcgcacgtagaaatccgattgaactcatttttgtccaaagcataaaataaggcattcatagcctttgcgtttaaagaaaaatacttcttctccaaatccgacaattcgttcatcggtttagagggaagttgaaaaccgttttcaatgatattccatatatccaaattcatagaaatcaagaaaactctcattcgagttttccaataagtgtagtccaatccgttaaacaacggtggacgaaaaactgataagctctcttgaaagccatgaagaaccatttctctcgggtgtaaatccgaaatgagaaataccgggctctgataccaactgttaggatcaagagcactaagaggggggggggatgaattgttgaatctcggattttgatgatgaagtcaattgtcatttgttgtctaatctatgtgttgagataagtgtgcaggattaactacgatgaaagatagacaagcagcaggagttgcgccggagtcaagttcatgatcacgttgggagttcgagagttcgacggaagtacggacggtcgtcggaggttctgcgggaacagatccgagaagtccagaagcttgccaagcgaagctcgtcggaactcgccaagtggatcgtcgtaaagtccaggagtttgccggaagtccgcagaagcatcaccgagggttcatcggatgatcgacggaagttcgccggaaactcgccggaaaaagcaattgacgtaccgaagcaaagctgcagaaattgtcttagatttaatcgtagttagcacggtgattaagttagaaatgggaggtgatcccattagcttaatcctggggcaattgggcccctgaagaactcaagttgggtcgaatggttcaacccattcgaacccaagaagctgtgggaggtgcaaccgcccaggcagggaggtgccaccgcccaggctaagtctcccagcgagattgggaggtgcaaccgctccagccaggcggtgcaaccgcccagggctcagtctccaagcgagactgggtggtgcaacctcctctgtcaagcggtagcaccgcctgagctcaagtttcgagctctacctggtgatgcaatcaccgagctcagtcttcgagctctggaagagaagtacgacctctctggccaggagatgcacagcctaagctcagtcttcgagctctggcagagaggtgcaaccacctctggcagagaggtgcaaccacctctggcagaaaggggcaatCACCTCtgacagagaagagaaacttctctggtcaggagatgcaccgcctgagctcggtcttcgagctctggcaggaaggtgcaaccacccctgacaaagaaggtgcaaccgtctgagctcagtcttcgagctctgccaggcggtgccacctctccagtcgagaggtgcaaccgcctgagctcagacttcgagctctgccaggcggtgccacctctccagtcaagaggtgcaaccgcctgatcccggaatttcgggatttgatcgttttgagctcgaaatttgaattgggttggggcctataaataccccacccattcagcactgaaaagaaacagacccacaccgaaatcttgatcttttctgtgattctaagagctcaaaagtgttgtaaagcctttaagtctcctccttctgttcttcaagttttcagttgtaaagtgaggagagaaaggtctgtaaaggttgtctcctgagcctgttaaaaggagagaaactgtaaaagggcagtttggccttcgcccattgaaggaaggcccctagttgacgtcggcaacctcgtcggtggaggaagccaaaagtggagtaggtcaaggctgaccgaaccactctaaatctctggtttgcgtttatttttgagcactttatcattactgcaaacctcctccattactactgctctctgcgctttcacgaacaagttctaagtgctgttcttccgaatctgcattcagacgtaaattcgtattttcgtacattacagtttacgtttacgtttgattctgcagaactgtcttcggtgcttttacgaaagagtttctttgcagtttacacttacattttgatcctattgataactgcaaactgtcctctacaattttacgaacgagtttcaacatttagacgtaaaactgcatttagacgtaaatcggctttcctctcacaatcatcagttctcagttcacgtttacgtcttgatttcaactgcatactgctttctgcgagtatacaaacgagtttcaaagtttagacgtaaatctgcgtctagacgtaaaacagcgtttagacgtaaatctgagtttagacgtaaaactgcgtttagacgtaaatctgagtttagacgtaaactgcgcttagacgtaaaactgcgcttagacgcaaactgtgtttagacgcaaactgcgcttagacgcaaactgtgtttagacgcaaactgcgcttagacgcaatctgcgcttagacgcaaactgcacttagatacaaactgagaattagcttttgcatcataatagtttttttttttttattgaacgaacgcagcttttggtttttaatcgctgtaagatttccgctgcactaattcaccccccccctcttagtgctctcgatcctaacaattggtatcagagcccggttaactctcaaaaggattaaaacccaagagagatggcttacgccggaaaccaagagggccattctattactcgtccacccatgtttaatgggacggactacacctactggaaaacccgaatgaggatctttcttatttctatggattttgaattatggaatcttgtcgagaatggtttttcaaagtcttctcttccaatgatcgattggaatgatttggagaagaaggctttcgctctaaatgcaaaggctatgaatgccttattttgtgcactcgataaaaacgagtttaaccgtgtttcaacttgtgaaactgcatttgatatttggcacacactcgaagtgacccatgagggcacaagtagagtaaaagagtcaaaaatcaatttgctgttacactctttcgaactctttcggatgaaaccgagtgaaaccattggcgacatgtttacccgtttcacggatgtcgtcaacggtctaaaaggactcggaaagagcttttcggattttgagcttgttaataagatactaagatcccttcctaagagttgggatcctaaagtcaccgctattcaagaggcaaaagatctgcgaaatttccctcttgaagaactaatcgggtcactaatgacctatgaaatgacttataaagctcatgaagagcaagaagacatccttccaaagaacaggaaggatatggcactcaaaacgtcagaatgccacttgagagaaaactcaagtgatgaggactgtgatgatgacttggcacttctaacaagaaagtttaaaaagttctttaaaagaaacaagtttaagaatgatgcaaaaaataaacttgaacccaaaaaggaccaagtgatctgctatgaatgcaaaaagccgggacactacaaaagtgattgtccccaagtcaagaaaagaacaacaaagaagaaggcgctccaagcaacatgggatgattcgagcgcatctgaggaagaggagtccaacaccgagcaagttgctcattacgccttaatggccatcgaagacgaggtaacaaattcaatagatgctgatttatctttcgatgaattattaaatgctttcaatgacttatttaacgaatgcaagagtataagtagaaaatataaattgctgaaaaagatgcatgatagtcttacttgtgagtttgataagttaaaagtcgaacatcatgatagtttaaattcatgtatcaaatgtcatgatttagaaactatgcaaaaa encodes the following:
- the LOC135587792 gene encoding deoxymugineic acid synthase 1-B-like codes for the protein MIRIPEVRLSSGGKPMPRIGMGTAVYPFATSEAMHVAILRSIELGYRHFDTAALYQSEEPLGAAIADALRAGTIRSRDELFITSKLWCSDAHPHLVHSALQKTLRNLQLEYLDLYLVHWPVSTRPGKYEIPLAKEDLLPIDMSAVWRAMEECHALGLTKSIGVSNFSSKKLETLLSIANIPPAVNQVEVNPLWQQQKLREFCVAKGIQVCAYSPLGAKETYWGQNCVMDCGVLKDIAAAKGKTLAQVCLRWVYEQGDCVLVKSFNEERMVENLDILDWELSEEEKHKIGQIPQRKGYAGWDFVSDDGPYKSTAELWDGEI